The following coding sequences are from one Streptococcus sp. NPS 308 window:
- the sodA gene encoding superoxide dismutase SodA, producing the protein MAIILPDLPYAYDALEPYIDAETMHLHHDKHHQTYVNNANAALEKHPEIGEDLEALLADVESIPADIRQALINNGGGHLNHALFWELMTPEKTAPSAELAAAIDATFGSFEEFQAAFTAAATTRFGSGWAWLVVNKEGKLEVTSTANQDTPISEGKKPILGLDVWEHAYYVKYRNVRPDYIKAFFSVINWNKVDELYAAAK; encoded by the coding sequence ATGGCTATTATCTTACCAGATCTTCCATACGCTTACGATGCATTGGAACCATATATTGATGCTGAAACAATGCACTTGCACCATGACAAGCACCATCAAACTTATGTCAACAATGCCAATGCTGCTCTTGAAAAACACCCTGAAATCGGTGAAGACCTTGAAGCTTTGCTTGCTGATGTAGAATCTATCCCAGCTGATATCCGCCAAGCACTTATCAACAATGGTGGTGGACACTTGAACCACGCTCTTTTCTGGGAATTGATGACTCCTGAGAAAACTGCTCCATCAGCAGAACTTGCAGCAGCAATTGATGCAACATTTGGTTCATTTGAAGAGTTCCAAGCAGCCTTTACAGCAGCAGCTACAACTCGATTTGGTTCTGGCTGGGCATGGTTGGTTGTCAACAAAGAAGGGAAGCTTGAAGTGACTTCAACAGCAAACCAAGACACCCCAATCTCAGAAGGCAAAAAACCAATCTTGGGCTTGGATGTTTGGGAACATGCTTACTACGTGAAATACCGCAACGTGCGTCCTGACTACATCAAAGCTTTCTTCTCAGTGATTAACTGGAACAAAGTAGACGAGCTTTACGCAGCAGCTAAATAA
- a CDS encoding YutD family protein, translated as MRKEIAPELYNYNKFPGPEFQVNGDKVETEGIAFTLVENIKEAFDVTVFNQRFSEVLTKFDYVVGDWSNEQLRLRGFYKDERTEEKIEKISRLQDYLLEYCSYGCAYFVLENQAPKRASFDKKMRKKEEENLPRRGKKPSQNKRKPNADKRNRRRHKDQKSQKEDKGQRHFVIRQK; from the coding sequence ATGCGTAAAGAAATTGCACCTGAATTATACAATTATAACAAGTTTCCTGGCCCAGAATTTCAGGTAAATGGGGATAAGGTTGAGACTGAAGGGATTGCTTTTACCTTGGTTGAAAATATCAAGGAGGCTTTCGATGTGACCGTCTTTAATCAGCGCTTTTCAGAAGTGTTGACCAAATTTGATTATGTCGTGGGGGACTGGAGCAATGAACAGCTTCGCCTTCGCGGTTTTTACAAAGACGAACGTACTGAGGAAAAAATTGAAAAAATCAGTCGCTTACAAGATTATCTTTTGGAGTACTGTAGTTATGGTTGTGCTTATTTTGTCTTAGAAAATCAAGCACCTAAGCGTGCGTCATTTGACAAGAAAATGCGTAAAAAGGAAGAGGAAAACCTTCCTAGAAGAGGAAAGAAACCTTCGCAAAACAAGAGAAAGCCAAATGCGGATAAGAGAAATAGACGTCGTCATAAGGACCAAAAGTCTCAGAAAGAGGACAAGGGACAGCGCCATTTTGTCATTCGTCAGAAATAG
- the rlmN gene encoding 23S rRNA (adenine(2503)-C(2))-methyltransferase RlmN: MKPSIYSLTRQAMQEWVLEQGEKKFRADQIWEWLYRKRVQSFEEMTNLSKGLIAKLNEQFVVNPLKQRIVQESADGTVKYLFELPDGMLIETVLMRQHYGLSVCVTTQVGCNIGCTFCASGLIKKQRDLNNGEIVAQIMLVQKYFDERGQDERVSHIVVMGIGEPFDNYNNVLNFVRTINDDKGMAIGARHITVSTSGLAHKIRDFANEGVQVNLAVSLHAPNNDLRSSIMKINRAFPIEKLFAAIEYYIETTNRRVTFEYIMLNEVNDGVEQALELAELLKNIKKLSYVNLIPYNPVSEHDQYSRSPKERVMAFYDTLKKKGVNCVVRQEHGTDIDAACGQLRSNTMKRDRQKAVAAVNP, translated from the coding sequence ATGAAACCGTCTATTTATAGTTTAACACGTCAAGCCATGCAAGAATGGGTATTAGAACAAGGAGAAAAGAAATTCCGAGCAGATCAGATCTGGGAATGGCTCTACCGTAAACGTGTCCAGTCATTTGAAGAAATGACCAACCTTTCCAAGGGTTTGATTGCCAAGCTCAATGAGCAGTTTGTCGTAAATCCTTTGAAACAACGAATTGTACAAGAGTCAGCTGACGGTACTGTTAAGTATCTTTTTGAGTTGCCAGATGGCATGTTGATTGAGACTGTGTTGATGCGTCAACACTACGGTTTGTCAGTCTGTGTGACCACTCAGGTCGGTTGTAATATCGGTTGTACCTTCTGTGCATCAGGTTTGATTAAGAAGCAACGTGACCTTAATAACGGTGAAATCGTAGCGCAGATCATGCTGGTTCAGAAATACTTTGATGAGCGTGGTCAGGACGAGCGTGTCAGTCATATCGTAGTCATGGGAATTGGAGAACCATTTGATAACTACAACAATGTGTTGAATTTCGTCCGTACCATCAATGATGACAAGGGGATGGCAATCGGTGCTCGTCACATCACGGTTTCAACCTCAGGTTTGGCCCATAAAATTCGTGACTTTGCTAATGAAGGCGTACAGGTTAATCTCGCTGTTTCCCTTCACGCACCAAACAATGATCTTCGTTCAAGCATCATGAAAATTAACCGTGCCTTTCCGATTGAAAAACTCTTTGCTGCTATTGAGTACTATATCGAAACAACCAATCGCCGTGTGACCTTTGAGTATATCATGCTCAATGAAGTCAACGACGGTGTTGAACAAGCCTTGGAGCTGGCGGAATTGCTCAAGAACATCAAGAAATTGTCTTATGTAAACTTGATTCCCTATAACCCAGTTAGTGAACATGACCAATATAGCCGTAGTCCTAAAGAGCGCGTAATGGCCTTCTACGATACCCTCAAGAAAAAAGGTGTCAACTGTGTTGTTCGTCAGGAACATGGTACAGATATTGATGCAGCTTGTGGACAATTGCGCTCCAATACAATGAAACGTGACCGCCAGAAGGCAGTTGCAGCGGTAAATCCATAA
- a CDS encoding VanZ family protein, which produces MTKKRELILRLGVAIYSLCIVCFCFTPQPQLPTGVETPGIQTFGRLVFLLTPLNSLWNLGEVTSLGQVLWIFLQNILNVFLLFPLVFQLLYLYPNLRQTKKIILLSFLLSLGIECTQLVLDFFFDFNRVFEIDDLWTNTLGGYLAWVLYRKLNVTKLTKELK; this is translated from the coding sequence ATGACTAAAAAAAGAGAATTAATCTTAAGGTTGGGAGTGGCTATTTACAGTCTTTGCATTGTCTGTTTTTGTTTTACCCCCCAGCCTCAACTTCCTACAGGAGTGGAAACTCCAGGTATTCAAACTTTTGGACGCCTGGTTTTTCTTTTAACTCCCTTAAACTCCCTTTGGAATCTGGGTGAAGTGACTAGTTTGGGACAAGTCCTTTGGATCTTTTTGCAGAACATTTTAAATGTCTTCTTGCTCTTCCCGCTGGTATTTCAACTGCTCTACCTCTATCCAAACTTGCGGCAAACTAAAAAAATCATCCTTCTCAGTTTTTTACTGAGTCTAGGAATTGAGTGTACGCAACTAGTCTTAGACTTTTTCTTTGATTTTAATCGGGTCTTTGAGATTGATGATTTGTGGACCAATACCTTGGGTGGCTATCTAGCTTGGGTTCTCTACAGAAAATTAAATGTAACTAAACTTACAAAGGAATTAAAATGA
- a CDS encoding ABC-F family ATP-binding cassette domain-containing protein, with the protein MSILEVKNLSHGFGDRAIFEDVSFRLLKGEHIGLVGANGEGKSTFMSIVTGKMLPDEGKVEWSKYVTAGYLDQHAVLKEGQTVRDVLRTAFDELFKAEVRINELYMEMAEEGADIDALMEEVGELQDRLESRDFYTLDAKIDEVARALGVMDYGMDTDVTALSGGQRTKVLLAKLLLEKPDILLLDEPTNYLDAEHIDWLKRYLQNYENAFVLISHDIPFLNDVINIVYHVENQQLTRYSGDYYQFQEVYAMKKSQLEAAYERQQKEIADLKDFVARNKARVATRNMAMSRQKKLDKMDIIELQSEKPKPSFDFKPARTPGRFIFQAKDLQIGYDRPLTKPLNLTFERNQKVAIIGANGIGKTTLLKSLLGIIPPIAGEVERGDYLELGYFEQEVEGGNRQTPLEAVWNAFPALNQAEVRAALARCGLTTKHIESQIQVLSGGEQAKVRFCLLMNRENNVLVLDEPTNHLDVDAKDELKRALKEYKGSILMVCHEPDFYEGWMDQIWDFNKLT; encoded by the coding sequence ATGAGTATTTTAGAAGTTAAAAATTTAAGTCACGGTTTTGGTGACCGTGCAATTTTTGAAGATGTCTCCTTCCGTCTCCTCAAGGGAGAACACATCGGTCTTGTCGGTGCCAACGGTGAAGGAAAATCAACCTTTATGAGTATCGTGACTGGTAAGATGTTACCAGATGAAGGAAAGGTGGAGTGGTCTAAGTATGTGACTGCTGGCTATCTAGACCAGCACGCTGTGCTAAAAGAAGGTCAAACTGTGCGCGATGTTTTGCGGACAGCCTTTGATGAGCTTTTTAAAGCAGAAGTTCGTATCAATGAACTCTATATGGAGATGGCAGAAGAGGGCGCAGATATCGATGCGCTGATGGAAGAAGTTGGCGAACTCCAAGACCGTTTGGAGAGTCGTGATTTTTATACTTTAGATGCCAAGATTGATGAAGTGGCGCGTGCCCTCGGTGTCATGGACTATGGTATGGATACAGACGTAACAGCCTTGTCAGGTGGACAAAGAACCAAGGTGCTTTTGGCTAAACTCCTCCTTGAAAAACCAGATATTTTGTTGCTTGACGAGCCAACCAACTACTTGGATGCTGAGCATATTGACTGGCTCAAGCGTTATCTCCAAAACTATGAGAATGCCTTTGTCTTGATTTCTCACGATATTCCTTTCCTGAATGATGTTATCAATATCGTATATCACGTTGAAAATCAACAGCTAACGCGCTACTCTGGAGATTACTACCAATTCCAAGAAGTTTATGCTATGAAGAAATCTCAACTGGAGGCAGCCTACGAACGCCAACAGAAAGAAATTGCAGACCTCAAGGATTTCGTGGCTCGAAACAAAGCCCGTGTTGCAACACGAAACATGGCCATGTCTCGTCAGAAGAAATTGGATAAGATGGATATTATCGAGTTGCAAAGTGAGAAGCCAAAACCATCCTTTGATTTCAAACCAGCTCGTACACCTGGGCGCTTTATCTTCCAAGCCAAGGACTTGCAGATTGGTTATGACCGTCCACTTACCAAGCCATTAAACCTCACCTTTGAACGCAATCAAAAGGTTGCCATTATTGGGGCAAATGGTATCGGGAAAACAACCCTCTTGAAGTCTCTCTTGGGCATTATCCCCCCCATTGCTGGAGAAGTTGAACGCGGTGATTACCTAGAACTTGGTTATTTTGAGCAAGAAGTAGAAGGTGGCAATCGCCAGACTCCTCTAGAAGCGGTCTGGAACGCCTTTCCAGCACTCAATCAAGCAGAAGTTCGTGCGGCACTTGCTCGTTGTGGTTTGACGACCAAGCACATTGAAAGTCAGATTCAGGTCTTGTCAGGTGGGGAACAGGCCAAGGTGCGTTTCTGTCTCTTGATGAACCGTGAAAACAACGTTTTAGTATTGGACGAGCCGACCAACCACTTGGATGTAGATGCCAAGGATGAACTCAAACGGGCGCTTAAAGAATACAAAGGAAGCATTCTTATGGTTTGCCACGAACCAGACTTTTATGAAGGCTGGATGGACCAAATATGGGACTTTAACAAGCTAACTTAA
- a CDS encoding zinc-ribbon domain-containing protein, with protein sequence MILFWGSKGYQKELGHTQTAIECGHCNNVDTWEIVETGRKFTLYWIPLFPYGKSYFVSCPICHYGKEIEKSEVESFLNY encoded by the coding sequence ATGATTTTATTTTGGGGTTCTAAAGGTTATCAGAAAGAATTGGGACATACGCAAACTGCGATCGAATGTGGTCACTGTAACAATGTTGACACTTGGGAGATTGTAGAAACTGGACGCAAGTTCACCCTCTACTGGATTCCACTTTTCCCTTATGGTAAAAGTTATTTCGTTTCTTGTCCGATTTGCCACTACGGTAAAGAAATTGAGAAATCTGAAGTTGAAAGCTTTTTAAATTACTAG
- a CDS encoding G5 domain-containing protein, with protein MTAAITAVESTKSKLIEKPKPIVVEKDETKVEVKAYNTIHRDNADLDKGTEKIVQEGKDGSITTVEHIVLVNGVETERKVVSTNKIDAVNQIIEVGTKEVVTPVKPVDPVKPADKTINNLEVSEKVQLPKTGTESNICSALGISLMAVTVLGLFLREKKYSKK; from the coding sequence TTGACTGCTGCAATTACTGCAGTCGAGTCAACAAAATCTAAGCTTATAGAGAAACCAAAACCGATTGTTGTTGAAAAAGATGAGACCAAGGTAGAAGTTAAAGCATATAATACTATTCATCGCGATAATGCAGACCTTGACAAAGGAACTGAAAAGATTGTTCAAGAAGGTAAAGATGGTAGTATCACTACGGTTGAACACATTGTCTTAGTTAATGGTGTGGAAACTGAACGCAAAGTTGTTTCAACTAATAAAATTGATGCAGTTAATCAAATTATTGAAGTAGGAACAAAAGAAGTAGTCACTCCAGTTAAACCGGTAGATCCAGTTAAACCAGCTGATAAAACTATTAATAATTTGGAAGTTTCTGAAAAAGTACAATTACCAAAGACTGGTACTGAATCAAATATTTGCTCAGCCCTAGGGATTTCACTTATGGCTGTTACAGTTCTTGGTTTATTCTTAAGAGAAAAAAAATATAGTAAGAAATAA